In Cryptococcus neoformans var. neoformans B-3501A chromosome 3, whole genome shotgun sequence, the DNA window TGGTTTCAAGCTTTGAAGATATTAACGAATTGCTCGCCCATGTTCAGAACCATACTCACATCGGTCTGTTTGTCCAAAGACGTTCTATcttccattttcttcttcacccatTTGATAGGTGTTCCATTCTTGTCCCACTCTACTGCTAAATCTTCAGCATCTGGCCCTGTATCGATCTTGTCGGCAGTCCTTGCCTCCCTGATCCCCAGCTTCTTGGCCACAGCAGGCAACACTACCTCGTCCCAATTAGCTCCTTTGGGCGGTGTGTAAGTGCTTGCTGGAGGGATAAGATGTGCAGCAACGCCGAGacgggaagaagaattggGTAAAGTATTATAGGGGTGTAGGGTACGAGGAGTAGAAGAGAACGCTTTCATAGAAACAGAACGTGAAGTCTGGGAGATTGGATACGAGGTGGCAGTGGCAGACGGAGTGCTTCCTGTCTGAATTCGGGACTTTGAGGCTTTCAATGAAGGATTTTCGAACACTGGAAGCCCGAAGTCAGGCTGACAGTCTTTGTTAACGGATCGTGCTGCAACATGTCTATTCCTACCGCTTGTCTTCATGGTGGttgctctttttctcttctcgcgCTTCCCTTCAGCAAGTCCGATTTCCTGAGACGGGCCACTGGCAGCATACGGATCCAGTTCAAGATGCTGCCAGTCCTGCATTTGTGCATCGTCATCAGACTCAAGGTTGTGGCCCCGCTCTGCAATACGTAAGGCTTCTTCTGGTGACATTATGAAAGGCGGAAGTTCGTTTTTGATAAAGCCTTCAGTTATTTGAGCTGCATCAAGTGTTGGGGAATCTTCCCCGAAATCCCTTTGCTTCAGTTCTCCTGAGAATTGCCCCCTGGATTTTTTGGCAGAAGGTCCTTCCGCGAGTTCTTTAACATGCGCAATTGATACCTCCCGTTGCAGCTGCGGCGATCGACTCATTCTTCCTGCTGTAGCGGGTATTGTTGAGGAAAACGAAAGACCTAACATCGAGTGGGGTCCATCACTTCTCAGGAATGAATAGGGATCCGACCCTCCGCGAGACTTTGAACTTGCACGGATGGGTATCCGGGAGGGAGGTGGTATGACCGGGGAACCGTCACCTGAAGATGTGGATTTGGATGCGACTGGCGAAAGTTGTAGACCGGAAGTTTCAGACAAAGACGTAGGTGAGGTGACAGGTACAGGAGGTCGATCCAAGTATATTTTGCGGACTTCATTGGGACTAACCATCGTTCCAGACCTCGCCCTACTTTTGGGTGAGGATTGAGACTGTGGACGACTGGGAAGACCAGTTCTACCCGCCATCTCGGGCAGTACATTCACCTGAGTATTGTATTCAGGGAACAGGCTTTCCCTAGAATGCTCAGAAAAAGTTGCTCCCTCTTCAGCTGGGTCACCAAACCCAGATGACGTCGGGCGCTTGTCAGACTGAGCGGCGGACAGACGGTGGGCGAGATAAGCCGACTCAGTCTCGAGGCCTAGGTACAGGCTCACAGATCAGCATGAAGCATACGAGTTCTGCTTTCGTGGGTCGCAATAATGGCCTTAAGAGAAGAGCTGGATCTCCTCCCTATCCCCTATGCGCGCACGCTGACCTCATGTGGTTTGTAGTCATTATGGAGCATTGAATAACTCACGTTTTTTCAATGCCGGCATAATTTGCCCATTCCAGCCTGAAGCAATGTTGTCCATACTTGAAAAACTACTGCTCGGGCCTATGTTTGCATGTGATGTGGCTGCATGTTGGTAGACAGGCCGCAACGACTCGGCGGCAAGCATGATTCGTTACGTTGTCGTGGCGAGCCTGGAGTGTGTTCGTCTGTACACGGGCCTATCTGCTGGGTTGCCTTCAGGTCGGATGAGATGATGCTAGGCGAAAGGGTCGTTCTCGAGCGACGGAGAGGGAATAACAAGTAAGAATCCGACAATAGAAGACGGTAATACATCGGAGTAGACAATACAGTACGTATAGTAAAATTGCGCGTCCTCTAAACACAAACTACATCATCTCAAGTTTCAGGAGGCTCCGCCGCCGCGGCCTGCCGACTCCCTACGTACCTGATACGCGAAGCTgaaacatcatcatcttaTTTTTATCTTTCTGGCTCTTCTCTATTTAAGTCACGTGACCATATTAACGACGAAATGCATGGCAGAAATAATCGTCTGAATTCATGTGTTTCCAAAGCACGGCAAACTTTGAAGAAGCGCATACTTGGACATGGGACATGCAATATACAGATTACAGATTATCtatccatcctcttcttcattgtcTACCTCACCAGAcgtctttttcctcctctcgtcCTGCCAGCTAAATATGGCGAATTGGGCAAGGACAAATAGATCGAGAAAAACTGTCAGGCCAGATCCGGCGAGCCAGGGAGCGTTGGCGAGGATCCAGCGAGGATTGAGAGACTTGAGAAGGATCGAAAGTACATAGGTTATATCTTAAAGGAATCAGACCAGCTTCTAAGAAAGCACTTGAAGACTTACTGCCGGAGATCGCAAAGAAGAACATGGCGAGCGAAAGACCGGCGCACCTTGTCTTGCTATCAAACATGATTGTTAGTGGATTTTGAAGGTTCTGTCAATCGCGACATACTAATTGTGTACAATCTGGGGTATGCGACTGCCCAAATATAGAACGGCACTTGCCCAGCCCAAAGCCTGGCTCTTCCATTCGATAGTCACTTCCGGATCCTCGGGGACGTGGACTTCATCCCGATCGGTAAGGAACCaagcaccagcaccagcaaGCAAAACGAATCCAAGCAACACTGGGTATTCGATAAGTGGGGGCAAAAGAGGTTTGGGCTGCCGAGGTtctgggagaagaggggtgGATTCATCAGATGTGATATGCTGGTGAGCGCTGGGTGATGGGAAGCGACGATAGTAATAAACTTGGAAAAGCAGGACCAAATCACAAATAGTATACTGGAGTTAAGTACATGAGCAGGCAAGCGGAACCTTTTACTTTGTAAATGACTTACATAGACGGCAAGGATTATGACGGTAGGTAACAGATGCGCCATCATGCCACCAAACAAATTTGTAATGTCTCCTAGTAACCACAGAATGATAAACGGTACTGAAAGGCCTTCACCAGATTTGAGCTGGTAGTTCTCCCACATTTGGGGGCTGTAGACGACGACCCAAAGGGCGATCGACATGTAGCCCGATACATTGCTGAGAACAGCTGGATTGATCGGAGGCATGGCGTGTAGTTACGGCGCTTTGTTGTAGTTCAGTGAGGGATAGGTAAAACAGCAAGAGACAACTTGCTATGAATGTATACTGTACATACGTCAAGGCATGCACGAAGTGGCAAGCAACAACTCAAATGACTCTTTTGAAATGCATCGAATCGTTGCTCGTTGCCACAAACGTAATAAATTTAAAAGGTAAGTGAGGGATAAGTTTAGTTCCGGGCTATATATGTCACGTGTTGTATTCTATTTCTGTGGCGGTGCGCGCGTTGGTCCCCCTTTCCCGCCTGCACCCTGAGCCTAGTTCCCTTTCCCCCATCGCGCGCTGGATTCTATATATTTATCATTTCAGTCTTTTCTGCCTT includes these proteins:
- a CDS encoding hypothetical protein (Match to ESTs gb|CF185878.1|CF185878, gb|CF185877.1|CF185877; HMMPfam hit to PQ-loop, PQ loop repeat, score: 107.9, E(): 2.4e-29), with the translated sequence MSIALWVVVYSPQMWENYQLKSGEGLSVPFIILWLLGDITNLFGGMMAHLLPTVIILAVYYTICDLVLLFQVYYYRRFPSPSAHQHITSDESTPLLPEPRQPKPLLPPLIEYPVLLGFVLLAGAGAWFLTDRDEVHVPEDPEVTIEWKSQALGWASAVLYLGSRIPQIVHNYKTRCAGLSLAMFFFAISGNITYVLSILLKSLNPRWILANAPWLAGSGLTVFLDLFVLAQFAIFSWQDERRKKTSGEVDNEEEDG